A single Vulpes lagopus strain Blue_001 chromosome 3, ASM1834538v1, whole genome shotgun sequence DNA region contains:
- the ESM1 gene encoding endothelial cell-specific molecule 1 has translation MKSLLLLLATLLVPAHLAAAWSARYAVDCPERCDSAGCKSSLRCKRTVLDDCGCCRVCAAGPGETCYRTVSAMDGVKCGPGLRCQFYSEEDDFGDEFGICKDCPYGTFGMDCKETCNCQSGICDRVTGKCLKFPFFQYSVAKASNRRFVSHTEHDMASGDGNAVREELVKENARSPVMKWLNPR, from the exons ATGAAGAGCCTCTTGCTGCTGCTGGCCACGCTCCTGGTCCCCGCGCACCTGGCGGCGGCCTGGAGCGCCAGGTATGCGGTGGACTGTCCCGAGCGCTGCGACAGCGCCGGGTGCAAGAGCAGCCTGCGCTGCAAGAGGACGGTGCTGGACGACTGCGGCTGCTGCCGCGTGTGCGCCGCGGGGCCCGGCGAGACCTGCTACCGCACCGTGTCGGCCATGGACGGCGTCAAGTGCGGCCCGGGGCTCAGGTGTCAGTTCTACAGTGAGGAGGATGACTTTGGTGACGAGTTCGGAATCTGCAAAG ACTGCCCTTACGGCACCTTCGGGATGGACTGCAAGGAGACCTGTAACTGTCAGTCGGGCATATGTGACAGAGTGACCGGCAAGTGTCTGAAATTTCCCTTCTTCCAGTATTCAGTAGCCAAGGCTTCCAACAGGAGATTTGTTTCTCACACAG AGCATGACATGGCATCTGGAGATGGCAATGCTGTGAGAGAAGAACTCGTAAAAGAAAATGCCCGTTCTCCTGTAATGAAATGGTTAAATCCTCGCTGA